The DNA sequence TGGGTCATCATGTAGATCTGGTCGAAGGTGTTGACCAGATAGATCGCCCCGAGCACCGTGCCCAGTTCGATGAATCGCCGAAGGTGCGGCAGCGTCAGCTCGCGGAAGAGCTGGAACGCTCCGGCACCGTCGACTCGACCGGCCTCCAGGATGTCTCGGGGCATCGACTGGAGGCCGGCGAGGATCAGTAGCATCATGAACGGGGTCCACTGCCAGACCAGGGCGAGGATGACCGACGACAGCGGGAAGCGGCTGACGAAGTCGATCCCCTCACCGGGCAGGATCCAGTTGATGATGCCGAACACCGGGTCGAGCATCGCCGTCTTCCACATCAGCGCCCCCGCAACGGGTGTGACGAGGAACGGCGTGATCAGCAGCGTGCGAACCACACCGCGGCCGAGGAACGCGCGGTCGAGCAGCAGTGCCAGCAGCAGGCCCAGCACCACCGAGATCAGCACCGTGGCGACGATGATCACGACGGTGTTGAGCGCGACCTGCCAGAACGTGCCGTCGGCGACGACGTCGATGTAGTTCTGCAGGCCCACGAACTCACGGGACCCGGGCCGCACCAGGTTCCACGACAGTGTCGAGTAGTAGAGCGTGAACAGGAACGGGATCTGCGTCACCAGGATCATGAAGATCAGCGCGGGCAGCAGCGGCCCCCGCCTGCGCCAGCCCTCCGCGCGGGACACGCCCTTGTCCTGGGCGCTCTTGATCCGCGCGACGTGTTCGGACTCCGAGTCCCGGACGTCGGTGGCCAATGTGGTCATGACTTCTCCTGGTAGGTCCGGCCGACGATCTCGGCGTACCGCTGTGACTGCTCGAGCGCCTCGGCGACTGTCTTCTGCCCGGCGATCGCGGCGCTGATCTGCTGGCTGACCCGGGTGCCGAGATCCTGGAACTCCGGGATGGCGAGGAATTGGATCCCGGTGTAGGGCACCGGCTTCACCGTCGGTTTGAGCGGGTCGGCGCCTTCGATGGAGTCGAGCGTGGCCTGCCCGAACGCCTTCGACGCCTCCTGGTACTCGGGGATCTGGTAGGTCGACAGGCGGCTGCCGGGCGGCACCCGCGCCCATCCCAGTTCCTCACCGACGAGCCTGATGTAGTTCTTGTCGGTCATCCACGAGATGAACTTCCACGCGGAGTCCTTCTTGTCACTGCTCTGCGGGATGCCGAGCGCCCAGGTGTAGAGCCAGCCGGAGTTGGGCTTCTCCACCATCGGGGCCATGGCGTATCCCACCTTGCCGACGACGGTGGACGACTCCGGGTCCTCGAGCACCGACACCGCCGAGGTCGCGTCGTACCACATGGCGGTGCGACCCTGCCCGAACTGCGTGGCGCACTCCCCGAATCCGCTTGCAGCGGCGCCGGGTTCGCCCACCTTAGTGACGGTGTCGACGTAGAACTGGACGGCCCGCTGCACCTCGGGGCTGGTCAGCTGGGCGTTCCAGTTCTCGTCGAACCAGCGTCCGCCGAAGGTGTTGATGACGGTGTCCAGCGGTGCCAGCACCTCCCCCCAGCCGGGCTTGCCGCGCAGGCAGATGCCCACCATGTCGGGGCCGTCCAGCCTGGCGGCCGCGTCGGCGACCTGCTGCCAGGTCGGGGTACGCGGCATCGTGATGCCGGCCTGCTCGAACAGGTCCTTGCGGTACATCAGGAACGACGATTCGCCGTAGAAGGGAACCGCGTACATGTCGCCCTCATAGGACAGCGACTCGCGCAGGGACGGGAAGAAGTCGTTCTCGTCGTACCCCGGTGTCTGGCGGGTGTAGTCGGAGAGGTTGACCAGCCAGCCGTTCTCGGCCCACTGCGGCGTCTCGTAGTTGCTGATCATGACGACGTCGAACTCGCCGCCGCCCATCGCGGTCGAGGCGGTGATCTTCGCGCGGGCCTGGTTCTCCGACAGCGTGACGAACCGCAGTTTGATGTCGGGGTTGGCCTCCTCGAACCTCGAGGACAGTTCGCGGGCGTCGGTCATCTGGGAGTTGGAGACCATCGCGATGGTGACGGTCTGGTCGGTCGCGCCGAGGGTGCCGGCGCCGGCGCAGCCGGCCGTGAACACCAGCCCGACGGCGGCCAGACCTCCCGCCAGCCGGCGCATCGTTGTCAGTGCTTTCACCGTCACCCCTTTCCGTGGTCGAGAAGCCAACGGGCACAGTCGACGTCGCAGACCAGCAGCCGCGCCAGCCCGCCCCGAAGGGCGGCCAGGGTGGCGCGGTGTTTGGTCGCCCCGCTGGCGATGAGGATCGATTTCTCGCAGGCCCGGATGTCTTCGAGCGGTACCGACACCGCGC is a window from the Mycolicibacterium litorale genome containing:
- a CDS encoding carbohydrate ABC transporter permease encodes the protein MTTLATDVRDSESEHVARIKSAQDKGVSRAEGWRRRGPLLPALIFMILVTQIPFLFTLYYSTLSWNLVRPGSREFVGLQNYIDVVADGTFWQVALNTVVIIVATVLISVVLGLLLALLLDRAFLGRGVVRTLLITPFLVTPVAGALMWKTAMLDPVFGIINWILPGEGIDFVSRFPLSSVILALVWQWTPFMMLLILAGLQSMPRDILEAGRVDGAGAFQLFRELTLPHLRRFIELGTVLGAIYLVNTFDQIYMMTQGGPGTASANLPFYIYQRAFLGFDIGQAAAMGVVVVIFTMIIASFALRLIFKSFTGKEEAA
- a CDS encoding ABC transporter substrate-binding protein, with amino-acid sequence MRRLAGGLAAVGLVFTAGCAGAGTLGATDQTVTIAMVSNSQMTDARELSSRFEEANPDIKLRFVTLSENQARAKITASTAMGGGEFDVVMISNYETPQWAENGWLVNLSDYTRQTPGYDENDFFPSLRESLSYEGDMYAVPFYGESSFLMYRKDLFEQAGITMPRTPTWQQVADAAARLDGPDMVGICLRGKPGWGEVLAPLDTVINTFGGRWFDENWNAQLTSPEVQRAVQFYVDTVTKVGEPGAAASGFGECATQFGQGRTAMWYDATSAVSVLEDPESSTVVGKVGYAMAPMVEKPNSGWLYTWALGIPQSSDKKDSAWKFISWMTDKNYIRLVGEELGWARVPPGSRLSTYQIPEYQEASKAFGQATLDSIEGADPLKPTVKPVPYTGIQFLAIPEFQDLGTRVSQQISAAIAGQKTVAEALEQSQRYAEIVGRTYQEKS